A portion of the Amia ocellicauda isolate fAmiCal2 chromosome 22, fAmiCal2.hap1, whole genome shotgun sequence genome contains these proteins:
- the LOC136718247 gene encoding uroplakin-3b-like protein 1, whose protein sequence is MALAGLAVTLFFGVPFCTAAGQITAVNYVPEITPYKMAGRVTSSTVTVKQPTCYFENLSNMPCTPDQCQVWLVAAVGSGTNNFDADKLQSSFNILSASPYPTAFTGNPPKNYFLTEVGVQKAFPCQQPFGILYFRVGDQGNCSTPNCNGILPAGSTVSVKYVLVDPRRNNVSSETPWSKSITLYTLKDPASLDDGIGERSAGMIVITSILSVLLALLLLMLCTGLIYANRGKLCQQYKSTPYPTLGSLRLKKYDTHQLKNPVAYNQQTFQNEVKKYSDPEVPTKYSYSNVSPQSLGSLNAQRYEHNNLKDDGRYANPL, encoded by the exons ATGGCTCTGGCAGGTCTGGCGGTGACCCTGTTCTTCGGTGTGCCTTTCTGCACAGCAGCAGGACAGA TCACTGCAGTGAACTATGTGCCCGAGATCACGCCCTACAAAATGGCAGGACGGGTCACCAGCAGTACAGTAACTGTGAAGCAGCCGACGTGCTACTTTGAAAACCTGTCCAACATGCCCTGCACCCCGGACCAGTGTCAGGTGTGGCTGGTCGCTGCCGTGGGCTCCG GAACCAATAACTTTGATGCAGACAAGCTGCAATCAAGTTTCAACATCCTCAGTGCATCTCCTTATCCAACTGCTTTCACTGGCAACCCTCCGAAGAACTACTTTCTCACTGAAGTGGGAGTCCAGAAGGCCTTCCCCTGCCAGCAGCCCTTCGGGATCCTGTACTTCAGGGTCGGCGACCAAGGGAACTGTAGCACCCCCAACTGCAACGGCATCCTTCCAGCCGGCTCCACAGTCAG TGTGAAATATGTTCTTGTTGACCCAAGAAGAAACAATGTCTCCAGTGAAACTCCATGGTCCAAAAGTATCACTCTGTATACTT TGAAGGACCCGGCCTCTCTCGATGACGGGATCGGGGAGCGCTCTGCAGGAATGATAGTCATCACCTCCATTCTGAGTGTTTTACTCGCCCTGCTGCTTCTGATGCTCTGCACTGGCCTAATCTATGCCAA CAGGGGCAAGTTGTGCCAGCAGTACAAGAGCACCCCCTACCCCACTCTGGGCTCCTTACGGCTGAAGAAGTACGACACTCACCAGCTGAAGAACCCTGTTGCCTACAATCAACAGACTTTCCAAAATGAGGTCAAGAAGTACAGTGATCCCGAGGTGCCAACCAAGTACTCGTATTCCAACGTCTCTCCACAGTCTCTGGGCTCCCTTAATGCCCAGAGATATGAACACAACAATCTGAAAGATGACGGCCGCTACGCAAACCCCCTGTGA